Proteins co-encoded in one Xiphophorus hellerii strain 12219 chromosome 10, Xiphophorus_hellerii-4.1, whole genome shotgun sequence genomic window:
- the lipf gene encoding gastric triacylglycerol lipase — MQCIWVCLLFLSTLIHRSCTIGGHCHSDEAYCRLDPEVDMNITEIIQRWGYPSEEHEVLTEDGYILTVNRIPHGLKHTAGPRSAVFLQHGLLAAGSNWITNLPNSSLGYVLADAGYDVWIGNSRGNTWSRKHQTLSPDLEDFWRFSYDEMALKDLPAVINHILKATGQEQIFYIGHSQGTTIAFIAFSTLPELASKIRLFFGLAPVATVAFTGSPMTKLSVLPDFLIWNLFGKRDFLPQNQYIKWLAEHVCAKTLLSELCGNLFFILCGFDEKNLNMTRTPVYTTHCPAGTSVQNMIHWAQAVHGGKLMAFDFGPEGNMRHYNQSTPPEFRVKDMKVPTALFSGGHDTLADPKDVAALLTQVSNLVYHQHIEHWEHLDFIWGLDAPQIMFPSILKLLQEHR, encoded by the exons ATGCAGTGCATTTGGGTGTGCCTGTTGTTTCTCTCCACTCTCATTCACCGAAGCTGCACCATTGGTGGCCACTGCCACTCAGATGAAGCATACTGTAGGCTGGACCCTGAAGTGGATATGAACATT ACAGAGATCATTCAAAGGTGGGGTTACCCTTCAGAGGAGCATGAGGTTTTGACAGAGGACGGCTACATTCTGACTGTCAATAGGATCCCCCATGGACTCAAACATACAGCAG GTCCAAGGTCAGCAGTCTTCCTTCAGCATGGACTTCTGGCTGCCGGCAGCAATTGGATCACCAACCTTCCCAACTCCAGTCTGGGTTATGTACTAGCAGATGCCGGCTATGATGTGTGGATTGGGAACAGCCGAGGGAACACCTGGTCCAGGAAACATCAAACTCTGAGCCCAGATCTTGAGGACTTCTGGAGGTTCAG CTATGACGAAATGGCTCTGAAAGATCTTCCAGCAGTTATCAACCACATTCTGAAGGCTACTGGTCAGGAACAAATCTTCTACATTGGACACTCCCAGGGAACAACCATTG CATTCATAGCATTCTCCACTCTGCCAGAGCTTGCCAGTAAGATTCGCCTGTTCTTTGGACTGGCTCCTGTTGCGACTGTGGCTTTTACCGGCAGTCCCATGACCAAACTGTCTGTCCTACCAGATTTTCTGATCTGG AACTTGTTTGGGAAGCGGGACTTCCTGCCACAGAACCAGTACATCAAATGGTTGGCTGAACATGTGTGTGCAAAGACATTGCTGAGCGAGCTGTGTGGAAATCTCTTCTTCATCCTCTGCGGTTTTGACGAGAAAAACCTTAACATG ACTCGGACTCCAGTCTACACAACTCACTGTCCTGCTGGGACCTCTGTCCAGAACATGATCCACTGGGCGCAG GCAGTCCATGGGGGGAAGCTGATGGCATTTGACTTTGGACCAGAAGGAAACATGAGGCATTACAACCAG TCAACTCCTCCTGAGTTCCGTGTCAAGGACATGAAGGTTCCCACTGCCCTGTTTTCTGGAGGACATGATACTTTGGCGGACCCAAAAGATGTGGCTGCTCTTCTTACTCAG